The following are encoded in a window of Malassezia japonica chromosome 7, complete sequence genomic DNA:
- the DBP6 gene encoding RNA helicase (COG:A; BUSCO:EOG09261EM7; EggNog:ENOG503NVF5) encodes MVASQPAGHGKAPALPVRSAKGKTKAKQRYLKAKKERRKAKKAATPKAPGEGKKKNKERQPSKKAEKMETNEEESDNSDGSDSDSSDSDSSDSDNSDNNESTAAEPASDTPLPDSIAADPLQASAPPDEVAEKGVPAEPEQDDAEDPQYLFRFPRPQQTGASDAKLLASLGLPQGLARPTLVDAAHTQSLDADLSAQDTQDNRPTEHIGVTISRSIKRQLDRLGISEWFAVQASVIPLLLNRKTESELYMPYSPPRDLCVSAPTGSGKTLAYTVPIVELLQTRTIVQLRALVLVPTRDLAIQVAEMFDAVGKGSGLRSLVVTGNHSFKHEQAQLVSRGPHGYTSNVDVLIATPGRLVDHVQSTPGFTLQHLRFLVIDEADRLLGQSFQQWVAILLDALMPDASDQVALAPPVLQHEAPSWAHDDLEVPVPSVQKLLFSATLSRDPAKMNALQLRNPHYVSVQDQTEGAELDTDHYALPAGLHEHMMVTETSTKVLHLLYLLHGLPEPVRHALCFTKSVDAANRLVRLLSFFEERWALGDKPLCVQYYSSDLGAAERVQMLKRFQQGEIDLLVCSDLIARGIDLPEVRHVISYDVPIDMAKYVHRVGRTARAGRTGDAWSLVEEQEVYHFKRMLRQASHLDNVANEKVKPAEWERFVPCYKDALAQLAAVYSQQH; translated from the exons ATGGTCGCGTCGCAGCCCGCTGGACATGGCAAGGCACCGGCACTGCCGGTGCGTTCTGCCAAGGGAAAGACAAAGGCCAAGCAGCGCTACCTAAAAGCGAAAAAGGAGCGTAGAAAAGCGAAAAAGGCGGCGACGCCCAAGGCCCCTGGCGAAGGAAAAAAGAAGAACAAGGAGCGACAGCCCTCGAAGAAGGCCGAAAAGATGGAGACGAACGAGGAGGAGAGTGACAACAGCGATGGGAGTGATAGCGACAGCAGCGACAGTGACAGCAGCGACAGTGACAACAGCGACAACAACGAGAGtacggccgccgagcctgCGTCGGACACGCCACTGCCGGACTCGATCGCTGCCGACCCATTGCAAGCAAGCGCCCCTCCGGACGAGGTTGCTGAAAAAGGGGTCCCCGCAGAGCCGGAGCAGGATGACGCGGAGGACCCTCAGTACCTCTTTCGCTTCCCCAGGCCGCAGCAGACGGGCGCATCGGACGCCAAGCTCCTTGCGTCACTCGGCCTCCCCCAGGGCCTTGCACGCCCGACACTCGTTGACGCTGCGCATACGCAGTCGCTCGATGCGGACCTCTCCGCCCAAGATACCCAAGATAACCGCCCGACCGAGCATATCGGCGTCACAatctcgcgctcgatcaagcgccagctcgaccGTCTCGGTATTTCCGAGTGGTTCGCCGTGCAGGCGTCCGTCATTCCTCTCTTGCTGAATCGCAAGACAGAGAGCGAGCTTTACATGCCCTATTCGCCCCCCAGAGACTTGTGTGTTTCTGCCCCGACCGGCAGCGGCAAGACCCTTGCGTATACCGTTCcgatcgtcgagctgctgcagacgcGCACGATTGTGCAGTTGCGTGCGCTAGTCCTAgtgccgacgcgcgacctcgCGATTCAGGTCGCCGAGATGTTTGATGCGGTTGGAAAAGGCAGCgggctgcgctcgctcgtcGTCACCGGCAACCACAGCTTCAagcacgagcaggcgcagcttgTGAGCCGCGGCCCCCATGGCTATACCAGTAATGTCGATGTGCTCATCGCAACTCCGGGCCGCTTGGTCGATCATGTGCAGAGCACGCCCGGATTtacgctgcagcacctgcGGTTCCTGGTGATTGACGAGGCGGACCGGCTGCTCGGCCAGTCGTTCCAGCAGTGGGTCGCGATTCTTCTCGATGCGCTTATGCCCGACGCGAGCGACCAAGTGGCCCTCGCGCCCCCCGTGCTCCagcacgaggcgccgtcGTGGGCGCACGACGATCTCGAAGTGCCCGTGCCTAGCGTCCAAAAGCTGCTCTTTTCTGCTACGCTGAGCCGCGATCCTGCCAAGATGAATGCCCTGCAGCTCCGCAATCCCCACTACGTCAGTGTCCAGGACCAGACCGAAGGTGCTGAGCTCGATACCGACCACTATGCCCTGCCGGCGGGTCTGCATGAGCACATGATGGTGACCGAGACGAGTACCAAGGTGCTGCATCTCTTGTACCTCTTGCACGGCTtgcccgagccggtgcgTCATGCTCTGTGCTTTACCAAGAGCGTGGACGCGGCGAACCGCTTGGTGCGTCTCTTGTCTTTCTTTGAGGAGCGCTGGGCCCTGGGCGATAAGCCTCTCTGTGTACAGTACTATTCGAGTGATCTCGGTGCtgcggagcgcgtgcagatGCTCAAGCGTTTCCAGCAAGGCGAGATCGATCTGCTGGTGTGCTCGGATCTGATCGCGCGCGGTATTGATCtgcccgaggtgcgccATGTGATCTCCTACGATGTGCCGATCGACATGGCCAAGTACGTGCACCGTGTGGGCCGTACTGCGCGTGCGGGCCGCACGGGCGACGCGTGGAGCCTAGTGGAAGAGCAGGAAGTGTACCACTTCAAGCGCATGCTCCGCCAGGCCTCGCACCTCGACAACGTCGCCAACGAAAAGGTGAAACCGGCCGAATGGGAACGGTTTGTTCCGTGTTACAAG gacgcgctcgcgcagcttgctgCCGTTTATAGCCAGCAGCACTAG
- a CDS encoding uncharacterized protein (COG:O; EggNog:ENOG503Q50G), producing the protein MSSENKSRVMSNREYDRFLKDKKLEAFKRCDPLVQEFVHCSQNRLLSVAWACRQQNRNMFNCLREYMSDEAMAKAEKEYLDKNRPSS; encoded by the exons ATGTCGAGCGAGAACAAGTCGCGTGTGATGAGCAATCGCGAGTACGATCGGTTTCTCAAGGACAAGAAACTGGAAGCATTTAAGCGCTGCGACCCTCTCGTGCAAG AATTCGTCCACTGCTCCCAGAACCGCCTGCTGTCTGTGGCCTGGGCGTGTCGCCAGCAGAACCGCAACATGTTCAACTGCCTGAGAGAATA TATGTCGGACGAGGCTATGGCAAAGGCCGAAAAGGAATACCTGGACAAGAACCGCCCCAGCTCTTAA
- the SCS7 gene encoding 4-hydroxysphinganine ceramide fatty acyl 2-hydroxylase (BUSCO:EOG09263KDI; TransMembrane:4 (o171-193i205-225o245-260i272-289o); COG:I; EggNog:ENOG503NV5W) → MSTTFSRADVAKHNKQTDCWVTCNGKVYNVTEFIEDHPGGDDLILEYAGKDVTEIMADPLSHEHSKSAYGMLEDFRVGTLLASEAAIATANKAPLGDVVITDDFEPVETDMSEDFKEHHFLDLEKPLIPQMWRARFTKEFYLEQVHIPRHKKDSAQLMPHNFLEVFTKTPWYVIPMLWGPIAAAFFHVSAMQFKEIFASSEHPMAFGYAGAMASWAFGVFFWTFIEYLFHRFIFHMDSMLPRNQTAYLMHFLLHGIHHFLPMDKMRLVMPPILFAALSFPMLLLAHAVLPTAMANGTIAGSYTMYIFYDTFHYAMHHTKLPSILKAQKKYHLEHHYKNFELGFGVTSMFWDIIFRTLL, encoded by the coding sequence ATGTCGACGACCTTTTCTCGCGCGGACGTGGCTAAGCACAACAAGCAGACCGACTGCTGGGTTACCTGCAATGGTAAGGTGTACAACGTGACGGAGTTCATCGAGGACCACCCTGGTGGTGATGACCTTATCCTCGAATATGCCGGCAAGGATGTCACCGAGATCATGGCGGACCCCCTGTCGCACGAGCACTCCAAGAGCGCCTACGGCATGCTCGAGGACTTCCGCGTTGGCACGCTCCTTGCTTCGGAGGCAGCCATCGCCACGGCCAACAAGGCCCCCCTCGGCGACGTTGTCATCACCGACGACTTTGAGCCCGTGGAGACGGACATGTCGGAAGACTTTAAGGAGCACCATTTCCTCGACCTTGAGAAGCCCCTGATCCCCCAGAtgtggcgcgcgcgcttcaCCAAGGAGTTttacctcgagcaggtgcacATTCCCCGTCACAAGAAGGACTCGGCGCAGCTGATGCCCCACAACTTCCTCGAGGTGTTTACCAAGACGCCCTGGTACGTTATTCCCATGCTCTGGGGCCCGATTGCTGCGGCCTTCTTCCACGTCTCGGCGATGCAGTTCAAGGAGATCTTTGCCTCGTCCGAGCACCCCATGGCGTTTGGCTATGCCGGCGCGATGGCCTCGTGGGCGTTTGGTGTGTTCTTCTGGACGTTCATTGAGTACCTCTTCCACCGCTTCATCTTCCACATGGACTCGATGCTGCCGCGCAACCAGACCGCCTACCTAATGCACTTCCTTCTGCACGGCATCCACCACTTCCTGCCGATGGACAAGATGCGCCTGGTCATGCCGCCGATTCTCTTTGCAGCGCTCTCGTTCCCGATGCTgctgcttgcgcacgccgttCTGCCCACGGCCATGGCGAACGGCACCATTGCGGGGTCGTACACGATGTACATCTTCTACGACACCTTCCACTACGCCATGCACCATACCAAGCTTCCTTCGATCCTCAAGGCGCAGAAGAAGTACCACCTCGAACACCACTACAAGAACTTTGAGCTCGGCTTTGGCGTTACGAGCATGTTCTGGGACATCATCTTCCGGACGCTCTTGTAA
- a CDS encoding ribonuclease Z (EggNog:ENOG503NVWN; COG:S), with protein sequence MGSSNFRILAAPASDTSELPTVVLQCDSKKYMFNAGEGTTRLSAQHKSTNTRVDHIFLSRVASEAIGGLPGLLMTLADGGKKSINLYGPINTRYAVACTRFYAKRDSMQVNVEDIGFKPSTTPCFADEHVRVYAVPIAPFEITIADAWGTSSEKEEDMRIKTPSRVPHALPPARICPNDCPHGGAELGRQAPVFAYICAGTTQRGKFDAKRAAALGISPGPDFARLTRGEDVQIQRPVDWASLSDAEQAQWLRSRSSKRAQKKQPAPDVPDYILEDVTLRSSDVVGTARAGAVFFYMVLPNPAYIDALLEPDVQASFAPYTQAANMDKAPEQRTTPHAIVHAAPRSVIEDERYAKWMASFGPDCNHIIANKEQCADRLMYPSSAWSLLRLSRLDADMFSVPGYQLVPSEPIRGRGVPATEGMVVPLQPRAPPMQLPATAPPFDVPLSEMTQRLSTHATEQAAEAWAAYEAAVQQAHRAPMAQETLPGDELTFTTLGTGSSSPSKYRNVLSTLVHIPDVGYILLDAGESTYFQLARRFGPGEHGWSGVGIEHVLRNLRMIFVSHIHGDHHMGIVRILLERRKLGLDEPLYFFSNNYTRFYLLEYDHLEKLGLRDGPNGVLALDNELLDFEHGLDPEAPDAKAAKNAEAHAILAAAKARLRLSAIRTAPVVHRTSHCYGLILEHESGWKLVFSGDTMPCDALVAAGKKATILIHEATMQDDEEELAHDKGHSTIGQAVQAAKKMQAKHLLLTHFSQRYPKFARMGTITSVLPTGVAFDMMHITQAQIRRGKEQLPALEALFAAEHEDDDSDAESTAPADAAPEPVPPAKRSRAQDTSPHAFRHNEKEFAWRYVVLSFASIGQKTQAQPPSELSVQQGIAQALQTMHGVVGSAFAVDVLYVGPPLGAGAHVAEAVVRVPSEHVDTLLSTLSALDPVSLATLTARQPLRVGVQSVSHNPAMLTSNARAWMAQLS encoded by the exons ATGGGCTCCTCCAACTTTCGTAttctcgccgcgccggcctcaGACACCTCGGAACTGCCGACGGTCGTGCTGCAGTGCGACTCGAAGAAATACATGTTCAATGCAGGCGAGGGAACGACGCGCCTCTCGGCCCAGCACAAATCGACCAACACACGCGTAGACCACATTTTCCtctcgcgcgtcgcgtcggaAGCCATCGGCGGCCTTCCTGGCCTGCTCATGACGCTCGCGGATGGCGGCAAAAAGTCGATCAATCTTTACGGGCCTATCAACACGAGGTACGCGGTCGCATGCACGCGCTTCTACGCAAAGCGCGACTCGATGCAGGTGAACGTGGAGGACATCGGCTTCAAGCCCTCCACGACGCCGTGCttcgccgacgagcatgTTCGCGTGTATGCCGTGCCGATCGCGCCATTCGA GATCACGATCGCCGATGCATGGGGAACTTCCTCTGAAAAGGAGGAGGACATGCGCATCAAGACACCTTCGCGGGTACCCCACGCGCttccgccggcgcgcatTTGCCCTAACGACTGTCCTcacggcggcgccgagttAGGACGCCAAGCACCGGTCTTCGCCTACATCTGCGCAGGTACGACTCAGCGCGGCAAGTTTGACGCaaagcgcgctgcggcgctcggcatctCGCCAGGGCCGGACTTTGCGCGCCtcacgcgcggcgaggacgtGCAGATTCAGCGCCCGGTCGACTGGGcgtcgctcagcgacgccgagcaggcccaGTGGCTCCGCTCGCGCTCATCCAAGCGCGCGCAAAAGAAGCAGCCGGCCCCCGATGTGCCGGACTATATCCTGGAAGATGttacgctgcgcagcagcgacgtggtcggcacggcgcgtgccggcgccgtCTTTTTCTACATGGTTCTTCCGAACCCCGCGTACATCGATGCGCTGTTAGAACCCGATGTGCAGGCATCTTTTGCGCCGTATACCCAGGCTGCCAACATGGACAAGGCACCCGAGCAGCGTACGACGCCGCATGCAATCGtacacgctgcgccgcgctcggtTATTGAAGACGAGCGTTACGCAAAGTGGATGGCCTCGTTTGGGCCGGATTGCAACCACATCATTGCAAACAAGGAGCAGTGTGCAGACCGGCTCATGTacccgtcgagcgcatggtCTCTGCTGCGTCTttcgcgcctcgacgcagACATGTTTTCCGTGCCGGGATACCAGCTtgtgccgagcgagccgatccgtggacgcggcgtgccggccaCCGAGGGCATGGTTGTCCCACTCCAGCCCCGTGCGCCACCGATGCAACTGCCAGCAACTGCGCCGCCGTTTGACGTGCCGCTTTCCGAAATGACGCAGCGACTCTCGACGCATGCGACCGAACAGGCAGCCGAGGCGTGGGCGGCGTACGAGGCTGCTGTACAgcaggcgcatcgcgcgcctATGGCACAAGAGACTCTacccggcgacgagcttACCTTTACGACGCTCGGCACaggcagctcgtcgccttcGAAGTACCGCAACGTGCTGAGCACGCTCGTGCACATTCCCGACGTCGGCTATATCCTGCTGGATGCGGGCGAGAGCACCTACTTCCAGCTCGCACGGCGCTTTGGCCCTGGCGAACACGGCTGGTCCGGCGTTGGCATCGAGCATGTGCTGCGGAATTTGCGCATGATCTTTGTGAGCCATATCCACGGCGACCACCACATGGGCATCGTGCGTATCTtactcgagcggcgcaagctgGGTCTCGATGAGCCGCTGTACTTTTTCTCAAACAACTACACGCGCTTTTATCTGCTCGAATACGACCATCTAGAAAAGCTTGGACTTCGCGACGGTCCGAATGGAGtgctggcgctcgacaacgagctgctcgactttGAGCACGGCCTGGACCCTgaggcgccggacgccAAAGCAGCCAAGAACGCCGAGGCTCACGCGATCCTCGCTGCGGCCAAagcgcgcctgcgtctcTCTGCGATCCGAACCGCGCCAGTCGTACACCGCACGAGCCACTGCTACGGCCTGATTCTCGAGCACGAGTCTGGCTGGAAGCTGGTCTTTTCGGGCGATACGATGCCGTGCGACGCGTTGGTCGCCGCCGGAAAAAAAGCTACGATCCTCATTCACGAAGCGACGATGCaagacgacgaggaggagcttGCGCATGACAAAGGGCACAGCACCATTGGCCAGGCCGTCCAAGCCGCGAAAAAGATGCAGGCCAAGCACCTGCTCCTGACCCACTTTTCCCAGCGCTACCCCAAGTTTGCGCGCATGGGCACGATTACGAGCGTACTGCcgaccggcgtcgcgtTTGATATGATGCACATTACGCAGGCGCAGATCCGGCGCGGCAAAGAGCAGCTCCCGGcactcgaggcgctctttgccgccgagcacgaaGACGACGATAGCGACGCCGAGAGCACGGCGCCagcggacgccgcgcccgagcctgTGCCGCCCGCCAAGCGCAGCCGCGCTCAAGATACGTCGCCCCACGCCTTCCGGCACAATGAAAAGGAGTTTGCATGGCGCTATGTCGTGCTGAGCTT cgcatccatCGGACAAAAAACACAGGCCCAGCCCCCGTCGGAGCTATCCGTGCAGCAAGGTattgcgcaggcgctgcagacgATGCACGGCGTTGTCGGCTCTGCGTTCGCAGTGGACGTGCTCTACGTCGGCCCCCcactcggcgccggcgcgcacgttgccgaggcggtggtgcgtgtgccgtcggagcacgtcgacacgctcctCTCGACGCTCTCGGCGTTGGACCCCGTGTCGCTCGCGACACTCACTGCGCGCCAGCCGCTTCGTGTAGGCGTGCAGAGCGTGTCGCACAATCCTGCGATGCTCACGAGTAATGCGCGCGCGTGGATGGCCCAACTTTCATAG
- a CDS encoding uncharacterized protein (EggNog:ENOG503NVCW; COG:U), with product MTDAHSTLTRATTASRKSTIASRNASLIKKNTGPNELRPSDILIERFTGWKDITKMLIAYFEGIADIEYNTAKEMAKLGGVIQVPFRQGNQFLGEDGIQDVFYSIRDKTRTIADHHANLAKTVEGSIVQHLQKLRAEIKAHLRNVQQDTGKLANSVARERELSTKMISDLARSITLLKNTPMSVSAREDPYAANQAVALQLQRQVNEENALQKSIIIMQQNSAHFEEGIVRSIQSAWQTFDEWSGRMSAQVQDTWLGLGVHMRSLEPNAEWIAFASRSDHLLDPDTPLRNPETIDYPGKEDPSVIPVHQGILERKKRFTKSYKESFYVLTPAGYLHEHSSSDISRHPVPELSLFLPECTLGAPSTAAAQTHKFHIEGRKLGGAQSGGFSLGREYAYTFRARSHDELMEWWNDIKQLSKVYLTTSEQMDRSGPVPAAVRAAGYRSEDEEDLEDDDGSSIEDEYVEGEIDIDEPATTTRHYGAAPAIPSTVTAAAPVTVLDDRRENVPAYTGPSRESGIQVGSNGYATEKKPAAEPKKEAAKEGAEETAHISSS from the exons ATGACTGACGCCCACTCTACCCTTACGCGGGCTACGACCGCGAGTCGCAAGTCGACCATTGCCAGCCGCAATGCCTCGCTCATTAAGAAGAACACGGGCCCgaacgagctgcgcccGTCGGACATTCTGATTGAGCGCTTCACTG GCTGGAAGGACATCACCAAGATGCTTATCGCCTACTTCGAGGGCATCGCGGACATTGAGTACAACACGGCCAAGGAGATGGCCAAGCTTGGTGGCGTGATCCAGGTTCCTTTCCGCCAGGGCAACCAGTTCCTTGGTGAGGACGGTATCCAGGACGTGTTCTACAGCATCCGCGACAAGACTCGCACGATCGCTGACCACCACGCCAACCTCGCCAAGACGGTCGAGGGCTCGATTGTCCAGCACCTGCAGAAGCTCCGTGCTGAGATCAAGGCCCACCTCCGCAACGTGCAGCAGGACACTGGCAAGCTTGCCAACTCGGTTGCCCGTGAGCGTGAGCTGTCGACCAAGATGATCTCTGACCTCGCCCGCTCGATCACCCTGCTCAAGAACACCCCCATGAGCGTGAGCGCCCGTGAGGACCCCTACGCTGCGAACCAGGCTGTTGCTCTCCAGCTCCAGCGCCAGGTGAACGAGGAGAACGCCCTGCAGAAGAGCATCATCATCATGCAGCAGAACTCGGCTCACTTTGAGGAGGGCATCGTCCGCTCGATCCAGAGTGCTTGGCAGACCTTTGACGAGTGGAGCGGTCGCATGTCGGCCCAGGTCCAGGACACCTGGCTGGGTCTCGGCGTGCacatgcgctcgctcgagccCAACGCGGAGTGGATCGCCTTTGCCTCGCGTTCGGACCATCTCCTGGACCccgacacgccgctgcgcaaccCCGAGACGATCGACTACCCCGGCAAGGAGGACCCCTCGGTGATTCCCGTCCACCAGGgcatcctcgagcgcaagaagCGCTTCACGAAGTCGTACAAGGAGTCGTTCTACGTGCTCACCCCCGCCGGCTACCTGCACGAGCACAGCTCGTCGGACATCTCGCGCCACCCCGTTCCCGAGCTCTCGCTCTTCCTGCCCGAgtgcacgctcggcgccccgtcgaccgccgctgcgcagaCCCACAAGTTCCACATCGAGggccgcaagctcggcggtgcgcagtCGGGTGGCTTCTCGCTTGGCCGTGAATACGCTTACACCTTCCGTGCCCGCTcgcacgacgagctcaTGGAGTGGTGGAACGACATCAAGCAGCTCTCCAAGGTATACCTCACCACCTCGGAGCAGATGGACCGCTCGGGCCCCGTTCCCGCCGctgtgcgcgccgccggctaccgcagcgaggacgaggaggacctcgaggacgacgacggctcTTCGATCGAGGACGAGTACGTCGAGGGCGAGATCGACATCGACGAGCCCGCCACCACCACCCGTCACtacggcgctgcgcccgcgaTTCCCTCGACGGTCACCGCCGCTGCCCCGGTTActgtgctcgacgacaGGCGCGAGAACGTCCCGGCCTACACCGGCCCCTCGCGGGAGTCGGGCATCCAGGTCGGCTCGAACGGCTACGCCACCGAGAAGAAGCCCGCTGCTGAGCCCAAGAAGGAGGCCGCTAAGGAGGGCGCCGAGGAGACTGCGCACATCTCTTCGTCGTAG